One Brassica napus cultivar Da-Ae chromosome A5, Da-Ae, whole genome shotgun sequence DNA window includes the following coding sequences:
- the LOC125574873 gene encoding delta(24)-sterol reductase-like: MSDLQAPLVRPKRKKTWVDYFVKFRWIIVIFVVLPISATLYFLIYLGDMWSESKSYEKRRKEHDQNVAKVIKRLKERDAAKDGLVCTARKPWIAVGMRNVDYKRARHFEVDLGEFRNILEINKEKMIARVEPLVNMGQISRATVPMNLSLAVVAELDDLTVGGLINGYGIEGSSHLYGLFADTVVAYEIVLAGGELVRATKDNEYSDLFYAIPWSQGTLGLLVAAEIKLIPVKEYMKLTYIPVKGDLQTLAQGYMDSFAPKDGDTSKIPDFVEGMVYNPTEGVMMVGTYASKEEAKKKGNKINNVGWWFKPWFYQHAQTALKKGEFVEYIPTREYYHRHTRCLYWEGKLILPFGDQFWFRFLFGWLMPPKVSLLKATQGEAIRNYYHDMHVIQDMLVPLYKVGDALEWVHREMEVYPIWLCPHKLYKAPIKQQIYPEPGFEYERRQGDTEDAQMYTDVGVYYAPGPVLRGEEFDGSEAVRKMEKWLIENGGFQPQYAVSELDEKSFWRMFDGDLYEHCRKKYRAVGTFMSVYYKSKKGRKTEKEVREAEQAHLETAYAEAD; the protein is encoded by the exons ATGTCTGATCTCCAGGCACCGCTCGTAAGGCCCAAGAGAAAGAAGACATGGGTCGACTACTTCGTCAAGTTCAGATGGATCATCGTCATCTTCGTCGTCCTCCCCATCTCAGCCACGCTCTACTTCCTCATCTACCTCGGAGACATGTGGTCAGAGTCCAAATCCTACGAGAAACGCCGCAAGGAACACGACCAGAACGTCGCCAAAGTCATCAAACGCCTCAAGGAGAGAGACGCGGCCAAGGACGGACTCGTCTGCACCGCGCGCAAGCCGTGGATCGCCGTCGGTATGAGAAACGTCGACTACAAGAGAGCGCGACACTTCGAGGTCGACTTGGGGGAGTTCCGCAACATCCTAGAGATCAACAAGGAGAAGATGATCGCTAGAGTTGAGCCTCTCGTCAACATGGGACAGATCTCTCGCGCTACCGTCCCCATGAACCTCTCTCTCGCTGTCGTCGCTGAGCTTGATGATCTCACCGTTGGTGGACTCATTAACGGTTACGGTATTGAAGGAAGCTCTCACCTCTATGGTCTCTTTGCAGATACCGTCGTGGCTTACGAGATTGTTCTAGCTGGTGGGGAACTTGTCCGTGCTACAAAGGATAATGAGTACTCTGATCTCTTCTACGCGATCCCTTGGTCGCAAGGAACGCTCGGGCTCCTAGTTGCAGCTGAGATCAAGCTTATACCGGTTAAGGAGTACATGAAGCTCACTTACATACCGGTTAAAGGAGATCTTCAAACCTTAGCTCAAGGCTACATGGATTCATTCGCGCCCAAAGATGGTGACACGTCGAAGATCCCTGACTTCGTTGAAGGCATGGTTTACAATCCAACGGAAGGTGTGATGATGGTTGGAACATACGCGTCTAAAGAAGAGGCCAAGAAGAAAGGGAACAAGATCAACAACGTGGGGTGGTGGTTCAAGCCGTGGTTCTACCAGCACGCGCAGACCGCGCTGAAGAAGGGAGAGTTTGTTGAGTATATTCCTACTCGTGAGTACTACCACAGGCACACGAGGTGCTTGTATTGGGAAGGGAAGCTGATTCTTCCTTTTGGTGATCAGTTTTGGTTTAGGTTCTTATTTGGTTGGTTGATGCCTCCAAAGGTCTCTCTTCTTAAGGCTACTCAAGGTGAAGCTATCAGAAACTATTACCATGATATGCATGTGATTCAGGACATGCTTGTTCCTCTTTACAAGGTTGGTGATGCTCTTGAATGGGTCCACCGCGAAATGGAG GTGTATCCGATTTGGCTATGCCCACACAAACTCTACAAGGCGCCAATCAAGCAACAGATTTACCCTGAGCCAGGTTTTGAGTACGAGAGGAGACAAGGAGACACTGAAGATGCTCAGATGTACACTGACGTTGGAGTGTACTACGCACCAGGTCCTGTCCTAAGAGGTGAAGAGTTTGATGGCTCGGAAGCTGTGCGTAAGATGGAGAAATGGCTGATAGAGAACGGTGGGTTCCAGCCTCAGTACGCGGTGTCTGAGCTTGATGAGAAGAGTTTCTGGAGGATGTTTGATGGTGACTTGTACGAGCATTGCCGCAAGAAGTACAGAGCTGTGGGAACGTTCATGAGTGTTTACTACAAGTCGAAGAAAGGAAGGAAGACTGAGAAAGAAGTTAGGGAAGCAGAGCAAGCTCATCTCGAAACAGCTTATGCTGAGGCAGATTAA